A region of Solanum dulcamara chromosome 7, daSolDulc1.2, whole genome shotgun sequence DNA encodes the following proteins:
- the LOC129895326 gene encoding caffeoylshikimate esterase → MASEAPATAANYWGDMPEEEYYASQGVRNSKSYFDTPNGKLFTQSFLPLDPNVSPKGTVYMTHGYGSDTGWLFQKICISYATWGYSVFAADLLGHGRSDGIRCYVGDLEKIASTSLCFFKSVRNSDEYKDLPAFLFGESMGGLATLLMYFQSEPDTWTGLIFSAPLFVIPEPMKPSKVHLFMYGLLFGFADTWAAMPDNKMVGKAIKDPEKLKIIASNPRRYTGKPRVGTMREIARQCEYVQNNFRKVTAPFFTAHGTSDGLACPTGSKLLYEKASSEDKTLKIYDGMYHSLIQGEPDDAVTLVLGDMRAWIDERVEKYGPKINGST, encoded by the exons ATGGCGTCGGAAGCTCCGGCAACCGCAGCTAACTACTGGGGCGATATGCCGGAGGAAGAGTACTATGCCTCTCAAGGAGTGCGCAATTCCAAATCTTACTTCGACACACCCAACGGCAAGCTCTTCACTCAATCATTTCTCCCCCTTGACCCAAATGTGTCTCCTAAGGGCACTGTTTACATGACCCATGGATATGGATCCGATACTGGTTGGCTATTTCAGAAGATATGCATCAGTTATGCAACTTGGGGTTATTCTGTGTTTGCTGCCGATCTGCTCGGACACGGCCGCTCCGATGGAATCCGATGCTACGTTGGAGACTTGGAGAAGATCGCTTCTACTTCCTTGTGCTTTTTCAAGAGCGTAAGGAATAGCGATGAGTACAAGGATTTACCGGCGTTTCTGTTCGGGGAATCTATGGGTGGGCTAGCTACTCTGCTCATGTACTTCCAATCGGAGCCGGATACTTGGACCGGGTTGATCTTCTCCGCCCCGCTTTTCGTCATTCCTGAGCCTATGAAGCCTTCTAAG GTACATTTATTCATGTATGGGCTGCTATTTGGATTTGCCGATACATGGGCAGCTATGCCAGACAATAAAATGGTGGGCAAGGCTATCAAGGACCCTGAGAAACTGAAAATAATCGCAAGCAATCCCAGGAGATACACTGGGAAGCCAAGGGTTGGAACTATGAGGGAGATTGCTAGGCAATGTGAATACGTCCAAAACAATTTCCGCAAGGTGACTGCTCCCTTTTTTACAGCGCATGGTACCTCAGATGGTCTTGCATGCCCTACGGGCTCAAAATTGTTGTATGAGAAGGCAAGCAGTGAGGACAAGACCCTCAAGATTTACGATGGAATGTATCATTCCTTGATCCAAGGGGAGCCTGATGATGCTGTCACTCTTGTTTTAGGTGATATGAGGGCTTGGATTGATGAGAGGGTTGAGAAGTATGGTCCAAAAATCAATGGCTCTACATAA
- the LOC129894949 gene encoding plastidic ATP/ADP-transporter, with protein MEAVLQTKGLLFLHSKPQIRAFYPIPQGGLRHRFNPLKPKPLEGLSLSSDGFQEVQGFSTKPQLVGQKNRFFPICRAEATAASASADGEPVFEEKESPKFMGIEVVTLKKIIPLGAMFFCILFNYTILRDTKDVLVVTAKGSSAEIIPFLKTWVNLPMAVGFMLLYTKLANVLSKQALFYTVILPFIAFFGAFGFVLYPLSNYFHPTALADNLLNILGPRFLGPIAILRIWSFCLFYVMAELWGSVVISVLFWGFANQITTVDEAKRFYPLFGLGANVALIFSGRTVKYFSNLRKSLGPGVDGWAVSLKAMMSIVVGMGVAICFIYWWVNRNVPPPTRSKKKKEKPNLSTMESLKILASSKYIRDLATLVVAYGISINLVEVTWKSKLKAQFPSPNEYSSFMGDFSTATGIATFTMMLLSQWIFDKYGWGTAAKITPTVLLLTGVGFFSLILFGDPLAPALAKFGITPLLAAVYVGAMQNIFSKSAKYSLFDPCKEMAYIPLDEDTKVKGKAAIDVVCNPLGKSGGALIQQFMILSFGSLANSTPYLGGVLLVIVLAWLAAARSLDGQFTALRREEELEKEMERTAVKIPVVSQDESGNGSLTSDSSSLNRTGGDSVDASTEPSSPRNL; from the exons ATGGAAGCTGTTCTACAAACAAAAGGGCTTCTCTTTCTTCATTCCAAGCCCCAAATCAGGGCATTTTACCCAATACCTCAAGGGGGTCTAAGGCATAGATTCAATCCTCTGAAACCTAAACCCCTTGAAGGGTTATCTCTATCTTCTGATGGGTTCCAAGAAGTTCAAGGCTTTTCAACAAAGCCACAATTGGTTGGTCAAAAGAACAGATTTTTCCCAATTTGCAGGGCAGAGGCTACTGCTGCTTCTGCTTCTGCTGATGGAGAACCAGTTTTTGAAGAAAAAGAGTCACCTAAGTTCATGGGAATTGAGGTTGTTACCCTCAAGAAAATTATCCCACTTGGGGCTATGTTCTTTTGTATTCTCTTCAATTACACAATCCTCAGAGACACTAAAGATGTATTGGTTGTAACAGCAAAAGGGTCAAGTGCTGAGATTATCCCTTTCTTAAAAACATGGGTGAATTTGCCTATGGCTGTAGGATTCATGCTGTTGTACACAAAGTTGGCCAATGTGTTGTCAAAACAGGCTCTTTTCTATACTGTTATCCTTCCTTTCATTGCTTTCTTTGGGGCATTTGGTTTTGTTTTGTATCCCCTTAGCAATTACTTTCACCCCACAGCTCTTGCTGATAACCTTCTAAACATTTTGGGTCCAAGGTTTCTTGGGCCAATAGCTATATTAAGGATCTGGAGTTTCTGCTTGTTCTATGTCATGGCTGAACTTTGGGGAAGTGTGGTGATTTCAGTGCTCTTTTGGGGTTTTGCTAATCAG ATTACTACAGTTGACGAGGCTAAAAGATTCTATCCTTTGTTTGGACTTGGAGCAAATGTTGCTCTTATTTTCTCTGGCCGTACAGTGAAGTACTTCTCGAATTTGAGAAAATCATTGGGTCCTGGAGTTGATGGTTGGGCCGTCTCCTTGAAAGCAATGATGAGCATTGTAGTGGGGATGGGTGTTGCGATCTGTTTCATTTACTGGTGGGTGAATCGCAATGTTCCTCCACCGACCCGTAGCAAGAAGAAGAAG GAGAAGCCTAACCTTAGCACAATGGAGAGCTTGAAAATTTTGGCCTCTTCAAAGTATATCAGGGATCTTGCAACATTAGTCGTAGCATATGGTATTAGTATCAACCTTGTTGAGGTTACATGGAAATCGAAGCTCAAAGCTCAG TTCCCAAGCCCAAATGAATACTCTTCCTTCATGGGTGACTTCTCTACTGCTACTGGGATAGCGACTTTCACAATGATGCTGTTAAGCCAGTGGATCTTTGACAAATATGGTTGGGGAACAGCGGCTAAGATAACACCGACAGTCTTGCTTCTCACTGGAGTTGGATTCTTCTCCCTAATTTTGTTTGGTGACCCCCTTGCCCCTGCTCTAGCTAAGTTTGGGATCACTCCTCTTCTAGCAGCTGTCTATGTAGGCGCAATGCAAAACATTTTCAGTAAGAGTGCAAAGTACAGTTTGTTTGATCCTTGCAAAGAAATGGCCTACATTCCTTTGGATGAGGACACCAAG GTTAAAGGGAAGGCAGCAATTGATGTTGTCTGCAATCCACTGGGAAAGTCTGGAGGAGCCTTGATACAGCAATTCATGATTTTGAGTTTTGGTTCACTTGCCAACTCAACTCCCTACCTTGGAGGTGTGCTCCTAGTAATTGTCCTGGCATGGTTGGCAGCAGCTAGGTCTCTAGATGGCCAATTTACTGCATTACGTCGTGAAGAAGAGCTCGAGAAGGAAATGGAGAGAACAGCGGTGAAGATCCCTGTTGTATCACAAGATGAAAGTGGGAATGGTTCTCTTACAAGTGACTCGTCGTCATTGAATCGCACGGGAGGGGACTCAGTCGATGCTTCAACTGAACCCTCCTCCCCAAGGAATCTGTAA
- the LOC129895065 gene encoding root phototropism protein 3-like, whose translation MMKLTPPESVNLPGKSTHFSAECWFDDTCILDMDYFVKTLCGIKAKGVRPELIGSIITHYASKWLPDLSTGEGSEVSIGPKDFEDSPESVTAIWMKKRFFVETLVGILPPEKDSIPCNFLLRLLRVANMVRVEPSYRVDLEKRISWQLDQATLKELLIPSFVHTCGTLLDVELIVRLVKRFMNLDESVRSGSALIKVAKLVDNYLAEAAVDGNLTLSQFFGLADALPSHARSTDDGLYRAIDTYLKVHPGVSKQERKSLCRLIDCRKLSPEASLHAAQNDRLPVRAVIQVLLSEQTKVNKHQIDWSGSFISGTRSPNQLGLIEPPARCMSKREMNVQQMEIKRLKEDVLRLQSQCMTMQSQIEKLLEKKRGSGFFGWKKIIVPSLVNKVDKIGEADRETDVGYVGRQTPGDMKTRLVRGKTPNNKWRKSLS comes from the exons ATGATGAAACTAACACCACCGGAATCCGTTAATCTTCCCGGCAAATCCACGCATTTCTCCGCGGAATGTTGGTTCGACGATACATGTATCCTCGACATGGACTACTTTGTCAAGACACTTTGCGGCATTAAGGCCAAAGGTGTCCGTCCCGAACTCATTGGCTCCATTATTACTCACTACGCTTCTAAATGGCTTCCTGACCTTTCTACTGGCGAAG GTTCAGAAGTTTCTATAGGGCCGAAAGATTTCGAGGACTCACCGGAAAGTGTGACGGCGATATGGATGAAGAAGAGGTTCTTCGTGGAAACATTAGTCGGAATTCTCCCGCCGGAGAAAGATTCCATTCCGTGCAATTTCCTCTTACGGTTGCTTCGGGTCGCGAATATGGTTCGGGTCGAACCAAGTTACCGGGTCGATTTGGAGAAAAGGATATCGTGGCAATTGGACCAGGCTACATTAAAGGAATTATTGATTCCGTCATTTGTTCACACGTGTGGGACATTATTGGATGTTGAACTTATTGTTAGGTTGGTTAAGAGGTTTATGAATTTGGATGAAAGTGTAAGAAGTGGATCTGCTTTAATTAAGGTTGCTAAACTTGTGGATAATTACTTAGCTGAAGCTGCTGTTGATGGGAATTTGACATTGTCCCAGTTTTTCGGACTTGCTGATGCACTTCCTAGCCATGCTCGTTCTACAGATGATGGCTTGTACAGAGCCATTGATACCTACCTCAAA GTACATCCCGGGGTATCaaaacaagagagaaaaagttTGTGTAGATTGATCGACTGCAGAAAGCTGTCGCCAGAGGCGTCTCTTCATGCAGCCCAAAACGACCGTTTGCCAGTACGGGCAGTAATTCAAGTGTTGTTATCTGAACAAACAAAGGTTAACAAACATCAAATTGATTGGAGCGGTTCTTTTATAAGCGGAACCCGAAGCCCCAATCAACTAGGACTAATTGAGCCTCCAGCTCGGTGTATGTCAAAGCGCGAAATGAATGTTCAGCAAATGGAGATAAAGAGGCTAAAAGAAGATGTCCTGAGGCTACAGAGTCAATGCATGACAATGCAATCACAGATTGAGAAGTTGTTAGAGAAGAAACGAGGTAGTGGTTTTTTCGGATGGAAAAAGATTATTGTGCCTTCCTTAGTGAATAAGGTTGATAAAATTGGAGAGGCTGATAGAGAAACTGATGTGGGATATGTTGGAAGACAAACTCCTGGGGATATGAAGACTAGGCTTGTTAGAGGCAAAACTCCCAACAACAAGTGGAGGAAATCTTTGTCCTGA